GAGACGTTCTGCTTGTTCAATTTCGCCCAGTTCATAATAGGCAATAATAAGATTGACGACATAGACCATCTTAAGGGAAGGATTCTTGATGTATTTTTGCTCTATCTCTAAAAGCAGTTTTCTCGCTTCATCGGGTTTATCCATACATAAATATGCCGCACTTTGGTCAAGCTTAAGAATCACATCACTTTTTTTATGACTACCTGTTAATTCTTGTTGCTTAAGGGTCTTTTGCAAAAAGGCTTCTGGGTCACAAGCATCGTTTAATAGCGCTAAGCGTTTGCTACGACGATATATACTACTACCCAAAAACATTCCAAACATAAGTATATACGTAATTCCCATAATGATTGCCATTGAATCAATAAACTGTTGCAGTGTTACCATTATAATGATACCGATAATTACAAATATAAAAAAGTTCCTCGCACGTTTCATAATACTTTTTTCTCCTCTGCCTGTGCACGTACATCTGTCATCACATGTCTGACGCCCTGTCCATCTAATATGTCTTGTAAATGTTCTTGATAAAAATTCGGATAAGCATGATACTCTCCAATCCGATCTAAGGGTAGCCAGTGCATCTCTTCCTTAACTCCGTTGGTGTAGCTATTGCTTTTTAGCGTTTGGCTTCCTCTTGGCTGCATCAAGTAGTAGTAGGCAATCTCATGGCAATCATACCCTGCAAGACTCCCTGTGCCTGTAAAAAAGTTCTCATGGACAAATGCCAAACGATCTATGGCATACTCTACGCCTGTCTCTTCAAGCACTTCACGTCGGACCGCATCTTCAGATTTTTCTCCTAGATGTACACCGCCACCGATCGAATAATAATAGTTATCCACCGGATTTTTGCCAAATAACACGCATCCATCTTCAATAATAATCGCACATGCCCGATAGCGAAACCACTGTCGCCCCATAGTCCATCCACAGTCCATCGCTTCTGCTTTTTCATTGAGATAGTCTTCACGAATCAAACCATACCATGCAGCGTCACAGATACCTTGATTATTACGATCAGTTTTTCTTAATGTGCCTTCATAGGTCATCCCACTCTTAAGCATAACACGACCAGAGCCCGGATTCATTGGATCATGTCTTGAATCTACACGGTTAAGTCCAACCTCTACCAGTAAGAAGCGAATAACCTCGCGTAAAGCCTCTGTCATAATGCCCTGTCCCCACCATGGACGTCCAAGAGCGTATCCAATATGGGCAGACTTAACATTGTCATCATAACGCACCGATCCTATTGTCCCAATGAGTTGCCGAGTTGCTTTTAGTTCAATTCCCCAATCATAGGATTGATTGCTTTCATATGCTTTTTGCAGGATTTCGATATAAGCATACGATCCCGCTTCTGACCCATGAGAAGGCCATGTCAGATAACGCGTCACCTCATCATCACTCGCCCAATTCTGGTACATGTCAAAAGCATCTGTCAATTCAATGCGACGTAGTATCAACCGCTCGGTTTCAAGTCGCTGCGTCCCTAGATGTTGCATATGATTACCTCCTTAACTCTTCACCTGTTTTCCCTAAAAAATACTACTCCTCAAAAATGTTAATATCCATTCTATCTGAAAACACAAAAAAAAGCCAGTAGAAAACTGACTTTTTAAGTACCCTCTTTTCTAGATAATGGTTCTATATAGACCATGTCTGTTGCAGTAGATATACAGGTATCCGTGTCCCCGTTTTGCCAAGCGACACTCTACATTCTGTTCAGGATATAACTTGACCATCTCAACACGATTACTCGTGACGAAAGCGACAAAAGAAATATAATGGGTTTTACTCATAGGATGCTCCATATGTACATAATATTCTCCATCGATATCTTCGACACAAATCTCATGTTCCAAATCGTTTTCTTCAACGGTTGCCACTGGTAAGTGAATGCCACAACAGCTGTAAGACCCTACACCTATACTTTGAATTACATTGCCGCATATGGGGCAGATGTAAAAGTTCAGTTTTTTAACGTTGGCTGAAGGATTATCATTTTCTATGACTTCTCCCATCAATAGCTCTGCTACTGATACCCCCAAGACCTCGGCCAATCCACTGATAAGACTAACATCTGGAAGACCTCTATCCGTTTCCCATTTTGATACGGTTTTATCGCTAATCTGAAGCAACTGCGCTAAATGCCTCTGGGTATATTTTTTCTTTTCTCTTAATTCTTTGATTGTTTTTCCGGTTACATAACTCATGTTTGTTCCTCAACTTTCTCATGACTTCGTTTCTTATATTTTATGTTATCTTGGCAGATATGCCAACCTACGTAACGTAGAGTTGAGGACAAACTTCATTACCACATTTGCATCATTGTGTCCATGTCGACTTCTTGAAATTCAATGTCTGCAGGCGGCATGAATGTATCTGCATTATACTTTACATTATCATGAATCTTTGTTACCACCATATCGGTCATAATTGTCTCGCCCATAATTATTTGATACTTTAATGGTGTAGCATATTTTTCTGAATACCACATCTTCACAAGAATCTCCCCTACTTCATCATCTGATTGGGTCGCTTCAATATAGATGACTTCTTTACCACCTAATTCTTCTATATATTCTATACTCGTGGTGATATCCTCTGACCCTCCATCAACTAGCGTCTCCAATATAGATGTATCCATCATCATCCCCATCTGTTGAGCGCCTTCAAGGGTAGCTCCTGTAATCTTAACTCCTGTAGACTCCCCATAAACATATTGATACATAACTTCTTGATTGGGAATATGAATCATGATGCTCATTGGCATGTCTGGCATGCTCACTTCCGTTTTGGATTTATTGCCATCATAATATGTCGTCATCGTTGTTGTAGTGCCAAACGCAGTGATGTCTGCAGTTACACTCAATGTATCCGGTCGCTCAGTAGCCATTGAACTAATTAAGCTTGTTCCATTCTCATCTGTTGCCGGCTCTACAGAAAACACAATATTGTTCAAATTATTGAAGTCGCTGATATTAGGTCTTACCGTCATATAAAAATCGTTGATCGCTTCTGGGACATAATAGGATACAATTCCCGTCTCAGTTGTATTGCTTTCAATGGGCCAATTAGTAAACGTCCACTCATTGACCGCCGTATTCAGTTCTTCTCCCTCTGCTGTATATACTCCATCAATTTCAAAACCTAATGCCGACGCCTCGGAAGCATTATTGGTCATGGACAACGTAATCAACAAAATGTCTAGACCTTCCTTATCGGATGGCTTTCTATCAACCTCCGTAATCTCCATATCAAACCTTTCAGATAAAACCGGAACCCCTACAGTGAATTCACTTACTACACCAATTGTTTCAAATATTTCAGGGTATGTTTTGCCAATATCTTCTGAGGTTATAGCAATCGCTTGATTAAGTTCAAAATCATTACCGATGCTCAACGTATAATCACTCGTTTCAATATCCGTAACATCAAAAGCCACATCACCCTTTAACTTATTATTAGGTGTGATGACTCCGTCTAACTTTCCAATCATCATATTCCAACTACATTCTTCACCATTGGCATTAAGCAGTTCTAATCGCGTCATCGGACTAAAACTAATATCCTTATCCGAATTATTCAGCACTTCCATACTGAGAACTAAGTGCTTTGTGTTCCCATCTTCTCTTAACTGTACTTCATACACATTATAGCTTAGGTTCTGTGCGTTATACGCATCACCGCATGCTGTAAGATTGGTTCCACTAACGCCTTGTGCAACAACTTGCTCTACGTATTCTCCCCCCTTTTCTGTTAGGGTTTGTCCGACTTTTTTCACCTCATCTTGTGTACATCCCATACATGAAAGCATTAGCATAAGTACACCTAGCCACATCACTATTTTTTTCATTGTCTCCTCCTTTACCCTTTCTACTAAGAATAATCTTTAAAAAAACTCTCGATAAGTTCAGTATAAGCATATACTTCTTCAGCTTACTTCGCCATATCCTAGTAGTCATTTTGGGTTGGTCACAAAGCCAATATTTATAGCCACATGGTTATTGCCACTTTTTCTGGGTCATGGTATGGACTCAACAAGAAAACTTATATCTCAAACGGAATGCATATATTACTCACAAAACCTTCTTCCGGAGCTGTTGTATATTTTGCACTTCCACCAACAAGTTCTACCCTTCCATCGATGCCTGTGAGTCCATTGCCTTTGGTAAGGCATGGATTCCCTTTTCCATTGTCCATCGTCCGTAAGATGAGTCTTTTGTCGGCAATGGTTATGGATACAAGCATCTGGGTTGCTTTAGCATGCTTTAATGTGTTGGTCACAAGTTCGGTGACAATCTTTTTTAAAGTGTCATAGATTGTTTCATCTAATAGCATTTTGGTCCCTCGCAAATAAAAATTCACCTCAATTCCACTTACTGCAACAATAGTAAGCATACTTTTTAATTCTTTTTCTAAAGCAGTTGTGTTATATATCAGCGCATTGTCTTTATCTTGAATCGTCTTCATGCCTTCGAAACCTTTTTGAATGGATTTAACCGCATTATCCAAACTCTCCATCGCTCGTTGCCTATTGGTTTTATAGTATAATCGACTTACTTCAAGCAGTTTTATGGTAACGACAAGAGAGTGTCCTAAGATATCATGCAGTTCTCTTGCCATGTAATTTCTTGCCCCGACTTGTGAGGTCTGCTTTAACATCTCAATCTGATTTTCCAGCTTTGTATTGGATAAAGCAAGCTCTTTATTCTCTTTATTAACCTCTTCCTTGGCTTTTTCATACATGGTTATGTCTGTAAAGCAAACAATAGATTTTATCCCTCCATAGCTTTTATGCTGATTCAAGCAATAGTAATAATATTTATCGCCTAATTGTATGACTGTGTCTTTTCCTTTTTTGATTTCATCAATAATCGTTTTTATGGCGTTTTCCATTGTTTTTTCAAACTCTGCATTTGCATAGACTTTGGTATATCGCTTATCCATTACAAGGACAGGATTGTCAAGTTTTTTGGATACTTCATGCTTCATAATCGGATTGACATAAAAAAACTCATACTTAAACGTAGCATAGACAAAGATAAGAATCGACCAAGTATATACAATCGGTGTCGTATCAAAAATCTGGATATTCAAATAGTCAAACACCGCTTCAAGCATTCGTGTTATGTAGATAAAATTAAACACCAGCGGCACTAATATTGCCATAAAAATAAGGTTTTGTTCTATTTTACTTTTATTTTTGACCTGTTGTTTAAACTTGATACTACACATAAACATGCCCGTCAATATAAAGAGGTAATTGATAACGACATGCACATAAAAAAGTGGACCAAACTCATCTCCCCAAAAGTCAAAGATGCTGTAGAATTTGTAATGCAGTGGATTGGTTGCTACGATGACAAATTGGATGAAGCCTATTGCATAAATTATCCATTTTACTTTTTTATCCAACTTTTTTTCTTTGAGATAAATATATGCAAACTCAAAAAAAGCGACTTCCAACAAACAGATTCCAAGGTAATAAAAAACGATGAAAAACCACCTAAGCTCTACTGTTGGCGAGACTGTTTTGAATATTTTTCCAACCAACCATATAATCATTCCTGCTTGAACAACAAAAAAAGCTTTTAAGGTTATGTTTTTGTTGGCTTTCATATGCATAATTACAAGCGCACCAATATTGATTATTAGTGCGACAAAATTCCACAAAACAATTGTTGCCACTTTTACTTCAGCGCCCAACTCCATAAACTCACCTACACAATCCCATTTTCGATAGCAAAAATAGCAATCTGCATCCGATCCGATACTTCCAGTTTTTCTAATATTTTGCTTATGTTGTTTTTAATTGTCCCTTGAGAAAAATTAAGTTCAGCTGCGATTTCTTTATTGCTAAGCCCTGCAGATATCAGCCTGATAATATCAATATCCCTATCCGTCAGCACCTCTTTATATCGACTTTTATATTCACTCAGTCCTTTGAATCTATCCATCATTATCTGTTTTACACTCTTATGAATAACCGTCAACCCATTATTAACACACTTGATGCTTCTTACCAAATCCTTATGCGAAATATTTTTTACGATATAGCCATCTGCATCATTGATAAATGATTCCATAATGTTATCTGGATTCTCAAATGTCGTTAAGATGATAATCTTTACCTCTGGATACCTTTCTTTTATAATTTTTGTCGCACTAACACCATCAAGCTTTGGCATCTCAATGTCAATAAGCGCAACATCCGGTCTATAGACTTCACATAGCTTTATGGCTTCGTGACCATTTTCTCCCATAGCTGCCACACTAATCTCCTCATCACTTTCTAAAAGCATCGAAATCGATTCTCTTAGAAGTTGCTGATCATCCACTAAAATTACTTTGATCATATTTACCCTCCATAATATTCTCTATAGTGTGTCACTGTATCTCTAACCGCTTCAAGCAGTTCATTGCTCTTGTCTATGGATATCTCAATATAATGTTCAAAGGTTTTATCATCCATCTTCGCCTTGGTATCCTTGATGAGATTTGTCAAATAGCTCATCTGCTCGTCCCGGTTGATTATGACTTCTTCTAAAAGCTTGTTGATTGTTTTTTCTTTTTCAAGATGATAGACTACCTTGGAGTAATTTTTCAGTTCATCGTTCAGCTTTTTAGATTCCCTCTTCTTTGCTTCCAAAGCATTTAACAAAAGTACCAGCTCTGTAATATTGGTAATCGTGATAATCTTTCCTATATCTTTTTCAAGATGATGTAGTTTTTTTATGGTATAGGAAAAGTAAAATTCCTGCTCTTTTTTTTTGATTTTGATGCATGCTTGCCCCCGTTGGCTATAGGTTTGGACAAAGTCACATTGAAAAATCTCAGATATATTTTTAATCTTTGTGACTTCTCCAAAAAACTCAGATTGTTTGGCTACATGGTTCGAGTAGATGACTTTACTCCAATGATCGACAACAAATATATAGTTGGTACTGATATTGCCTATTTTATCAAATGCTAATAGTGCATTGGAACGCTCCGAATTCAGTGAAAAAATTATATTCAGATAGACGATCACCGATTGCGAAAGTACGAGTTCCATATAACATATCCCAGAGTGATTTAACATCAACATATATACATATATGCCTAGCGGCAATAGAATACATATACCTTTGTATATATACGCTTTTTTTTCTAAAAGCAGATAAGCAGAACTGACGACGAGCAGCAAAAAAACGAGGATTTTGTATGTTCCTATGTAGATTATATTGTGAAAATCATATGTTTTGAGGAAAATGGTTGAATGTATCGCTAAGAACCCCATAAGTGGGATAAGAAAGCAAATAGCTTTATAGTGTCGTTCTATAACCTCTTTTGAGAGTATGCATAAGATAAGTGCAGCAAGCAACAGTACACCTTGTACTTTTCTAAGTTCAAGTGCCCAAACAAGATTTGGTATAACGGTTTCAACAACACGACCGATTAAAAATAAAAGTATGATTATCGAAGGAATGAAAATATATAGAATATTCAATCCTTTGTTTTTTTTGTAATAAAATGACAACACGCTCACTACCGATACCGTCGTTAGCATGGTCAAAAGTACTATATCAAAAAACTGAAAATAGGTGTAATATCTTCCATCGCCCATATACCTTCTCCTCTCCATCATAATGTTAGGAAAGTCCTTCTTTAATTATACACTAGCCACTTGTCCATTAACAGTGCTGAGTGTCCTATAGATATAAAAAGCCGGAGCCTTTGTTCAAAAGGTTCCAGCTTTGCTTGTTATGCCTCGTGGGCCATTCTTCTTTGTGCAAGTTCATATTGCATCTGATCTTGCTCCTTATCTAACTTATAAAATAATAGTAAAACAATGGCTACAATATAAGCAATGATTGGCATCCATATAATATTAAAGCGGATTCCTGCAAGTGCTGCTTCTGTCTGCTGTGTGCCTGCTATATAGCCTACATACCCAAGAATTGCTGCACTCAGTGCACCGCCAATTCCCATTCCAAGTTTTACACCAAAGCTTGAAGCCGCATACAAAAGCCCCTGTGCTCGAATGCCCGATTTCCACTCTCCATAATCTACTGTATCTGCCATAACAGCAAATAATACACCTGCTGTAAAACCTACACCAAAAGAACCTATCACATTACCGGCGATTAATAGCCCGATATTATTTGTGCCTGCTGCAAACATAATAAGTGTACCTATAATAGCGATAATGTTTCCGACTATCATTGTATTACGCTTACCTTTGACTAATTTTGAAAGTGCAGGTGATAGAGCGATTGCCGGAAGCATTCCCGCTGTTATTGACAGCATAACTAACGGAATCATATCTTCTCTACCGATATTATAGATCATATAATAGACAATCGTACCTGTTTTCATGGTCATTCCAACCCAGAACACAAAGTTAATCAAGAGTGATATCAACCAAGGCAGATTCCCTTTTATCGCCTTAAATCCATCGCGTACCGTTTGTTTTTTATCTTGCTTAAAGTTAACTCTCTCCTTCGTGCTGGCAAAGGTAATCAAAAACAAGACAACGGCAATAGATGCAAAAATAATCATAGTCATCTGAAACCCTTTTTCATTATTGCCATTACCTAGTGCATTAACCATGGGCATGGTCAACATATTGACAATTAGTCCACCAATCATTGCCATGATCATTCTCACTGCATTGACCTCTGTTCTTTCTTGGACATTACTTGTTAAACTGGGTAAAATAGCAGAGTATGGAATGTTGATTCCTGTATAAATCATGCCCAATCCAATATAAGTAACATAAGCATATATGATTTTTCCATTCATAGACAAATCGGGTACTGTAAAGGTTAAGATAGCTATAATGCCATAAGGAATCGCCAACCACAGAAACCACGGACGGCATTTTCCCCATTTTGTATCCGTTTTATCCACTACAATTCCCATAATCGGGTCATTAATCGCATCCCATATTCGAGCGACTAAAAAAAGTGTTGCGACTACAGCCGGTGCTAGACCAACGACATCTGTATAAAAAAACATTAAATAAGTTGTTACCAGTGTAAATGTCAGATTTGATGCTACATCCCCAAGCGAATATCCAAAACGTTCTTTGTTGCTAACCATGTTTTTTGTATCCGTATTTATAACATAATCCATATTCTTCTCCTTTAACCGGGTAAATTAATCCAACCATATTTTTGTTGGATTTGCTCAACTTTCTTCATAATCAGTTCTCTGTTTTTCTCAGAGACTTCCCCCATAAGCGCTCTACGCGAATCAATCTCGATTGCATGTGACGTCGCCGAAAATTTTTTCCTGTAATTTAACGGCGTGGTCCCATAACGCTTTTTAAAAAGTTTATAAAAATTATTCACATCTGAAAATCCGCACTCATAGACGACATCTATGATTTTCATATCTGTGTTGATTAGCTTTTCCAACACAGCTTCAAATCGAACATCGGTCAGGTACTGCTGAAATGAAATTCCCAGATTGTCATTGATAAAATGCGATAGATAATGCAGGTTCAAATGTTCTGAATCCGCAATCTCATGAAGTGTCAGTGTATTTTGATAATTATTATTGATATGGCTAATGATCCGCTTTAAGCGTTCCATGTTTTTATAAGCAATCTTTCGATGCACCTGCTGAGCACTATCTTCAACAAAATTACGCAGTAATTGATAAATTAAAATACTTAGCCAGCTTTCAACCAAAAGCTCCTTATATGCTTTACCATTATTTATCGCCAGCATCATTCGGGATATAATCATTCGGATAAGATCATAGTCTTGTTCTGAATGCTTTGATTCAATTTTGGTGTTGCACTTTAAGGTTACATCATCAAAATCTTTACAATGGTCTTCAAAAAGCTTTTTATTCATCTGAATACAGATAAACACCGCGCTCTCATTCCCCGTCGCACTTGTGGTATGCAGTGCATTACTATTAAATAAAATGAGATCGTTTTTTTGCATCAAATAGTCCTGATGTTCACAGACCACTTTAATCTCACCTTTAATCACATAGATAATCTCCACTTCAGTATGCCAGTGCAATTGGTTTTTTGGCATATAGACATAATCCTTATCTTCTTTTATCGGTTGTAGCGAAAGGCTCATTGGATATTGAAGACAAAAGAGTTTTATGGGAATGGATGCATTGTATCTTATAAATTCATAGGGATAATTCATCTGATCTTCACCTCTTAGCTAATGATAGTCTACTCTAAGTGTATCACAGTTTTACCTGTCTCCCTATAGTAGATGACGTATATGCACCATCAATTATTTTGCTAAGCTCATATGCCTGTTCAGCTGTAGCTCTTGGCTCCAAATCATGAACGATGCATTCAACAAAATGTTCGCATTCTCCTATGCTAGCAACACGTTCATTCAATCTAGGTATGACATCCACACAAACACCATTTAACTCTGTGTATATCTCAAGTTGGTTATCAATGAACGTCACGCCTCCTTTGGTTCCTTTTAATTCATAGTAGAAGGATTCTTTTTTGATGTTCGACGCCCAACTAAATTCATAGCTTAAGGTACAGCCATTGTCTAGACGAACATGCCCTACGGCCATGTCCTCTACATCAAACACGCCTTCTTTGGAACCATTATATCCATTCCTATCGCGTGTATGGCTTTCATTGAATTTTTGATATGCTGATCCATCAACGGCTATAGGTATCGGATAATCCATCAAATACATGGTCAAATCCATCATATGCACGCCTAGGTCGATTAGAGCTCCACCACCAGATTTTTGCTTGTCTGTAAACCAACTGCCTCGCCCAGGAATACCTGCTCTTCTACGCCATCCACACTGGCTGTGATATATCTCGCCAAGAAAATCAGCGTCAATACATCGCTTGATGTACTCAGTCTCTGGCGTAAAACGCTTGTTTAACCCAACGAGAACTTTTTTTCCTGTGCGATTTTTCGCCTCAATAATCGCCTCAATCTCCTTTGGATTTAAGGCCAAGGGCTTCTCACAGTGTACATGTATTCCCGCTTCTAATGCAGCTTTTACCATTGTTGCATGAAGATTATTGGGTGTACAGATGCTGACAAGGTCCAGCCTCTCCTGTCGAAACAGTTCTTGATAATCCGAGTAAACCTTAGCAATTCCAAACTTACTTGCCGCCTGCTTCGCTTTCTCACTATCAACATCGCACACAGCTACCATCTCAATGGATTCCACCATTGCGTACTGCTTTAAGTGTTTTTTGCCTGCAATTCCACCAATCCCAATGCACGCATATCTTAACTTCATTATTTTGGCACCTCCAACATCTATAATCATCCAATTAAAAAAGCATTTTTTTAAAGTAATTGACTGTAAATTCGATGCTTTTAACCTCGCGTTTACCTGTAATATATGATGAGTGTGGCTCTATACTTAAGCCCGCATCGTATCCCTTGGCATATAACAGCGACATAAAAAGCTGCCAATTGGTCTGATCCATACCTGGAATTGGTTCGTCAATTCGCTCTCCCCCCATGGCAAAAGAACCTTTTAGATGCACATGATAAAACCGATGCCCCCAATCCTTCACTTCTTGTAGATAATCTTCTCCTGCATAGATTCTATGTGATGGGTCATACTTAATCCCAAGCTCCGGCAAATGCCCGTGAATCACTTGCCAAGCTGTAGGATTGTTCACAAAGTTATTTTTGTAGCAGGTTGCTGATGATATTCGTACATTCTTTTTAGCACCATAAGCAATTAATCTTGAGTAGAAATCAATGGCTGACAGACAGTTATCTAGATAGCTTCGAGATTGGATATAATTACACCCACTGACAAAATTACTACATCCTAGGGCAGCAGCCGCGTCAATTAAATTAAAGCAAATCTGAAGTTCTTCTTCGATAACGTCACCAGCTTCATCAATTCTATCGGTTTTCCATCGTCCCACAGAACCAATACCAACGCCTGTCTCTTCAGACCATTGCTTCAATTGGTCAACCTTAGCAACAAATTCCTCGCCATCATCCCCGATATCTACTGTGAATTCGAGAAAATCCAGCCCTATTCTCTTGGCTTCAATAAATGCCTGTTCCTGTGCCCCTGCAATCCTACCCAATGTCATCATCTTAGAAGTACACCGCCTTTCCTGTTTTCTCTGATTCATAAATGGCCTCAAGAATTTGTGTAACGACATAGGCTTGTGTCGGTTTTACACATGGCTCTGTATCATTATGAATCGCATCAAGCCATTGTCTAACTTCTCTTGTCGATTCTGAATC
This sequence is a window from Vallitaleaceae bacterium 9-2. Protein-coding genes within it:
- a CDS encoding NUDIX domain-containing protein produces the protein MDCGWTMGRQWFRYRACAIIIEDGCVLFGKNPVDNYYYSIGGGVHLGEKSEDAVRREVLEETGVEYAIDRLAFVHENFFTGTGSLAGYDCHEIAYYYLMQPRGSQTLKSNSYTNGVKEEMHWLPLDRIGEYHAYPNFYQEHLQDILDGQGVRHVMTDVRAQAEEKKVL
- a CDS encoding helix-turn-helix domain-containing protein; its protein translation is MSYVTGKTIKELREKKKYTQRHLAQLLQISDKTVSKWETDRGLPDVSLISGLAEVLGVSVAELLMGEVIENDNPSANVKKLNFYICPICGNVIQSIGVGSYSCCGIHLPVATVEENDLEHEICVEDIDGEYYVHMEHPMSKTHYISFVAFVTSNRVEMVKLYPEQNVECRLAKRGHGYLYIYCNRHGLYRTII
- a CDS encoding histidine kinase N-terminal 7TM domain-containing protein, encoding MELGAEVKVATIVLWNFVALIINIGALVIMHMKANKNITLKAFFVVQAGMIIWLVGKIFKTVSPTVELRWFFIVFYYLGICLLEVAFFEFAYIYLKEKKLDKKVKWIIYAIGFIQFVIVATNPLHYKFYSIFDFWGDEFGPLFYVHVVINYLFILTGMFMCSIKFKQQVKNKSKIEQNLIFMAILVPLVFNFIYITRMLEAVFDYLNIQIFDTTPIVYTWSILIFVYATFKYEFFYVNPIMKHEVSKKLDNPVLVMDKRYTKVYANAEFEKTMENAIKTIIDEIKKGKDTVIQLGDKYYYYCLNQHKSYGGIKSIVCFTDITMYEKAKEEVNKENKELALSNTKLENQIEMLKQTSQVGARNYMARELHDILGHSLVVTIKLLEVSRLYYKTNRQRAMESLDNAVKSIQKGFEGMKTIQDKDNALIYNTTALEKELKSMLTIVAVSGIEVNFYLRGTKMLLDETIYDTLKKIVTELVTNTLKHAKATQMLVSITIADKRLILRTMDNGKGNPCLTKGNGLTGIDGRVELVGGSAKYTTAPEEGFVSNICIPFEI
- a CDS encoding response regulator transcription factor, translating into MIKVILVDDQQLLRESISMLLESDEEISVAAMGENGHEAIKLCEVYRPDVALIDIEMPKLDGVSATKIIKERYPEVKIIILTTFENPDNIMESFINDADGYIVKNISHKDLVRSIKCVNNGLTVIHKSVKQIMMDRFKGLSEYKSRYKEVLTDRDIDIIRLISAGLSNKEIAAELNFSQGTIKNNISKILEKLEVSDRMQIAIFAIENGIV
- a CDS encoding MFS transporter; the protein is MDYVINTDTKNMVSNKERFGYSLGDVASNLTFTLVTTYLMFFYTDVVGLAPAVVATLFLVARIWDAINDPIMGIVVDKTDTKWGKCRPWFLWLAIPYGIIAILTFTVPDLSMNGKIIYAYVTYIGLGMIYTGINIPYSAILPSLTSNVQERTEVNAVRMIMAMIGGLIVNMLTMPMVNALGNGNNEKGFQMTMIIFASIAVVLFLITFASTKERVNFKQDKKQTVRDGFKAIKGNLPWLISLLINFVFWVGMTMKTGTIVYYMIYNIGREDMIPLVMLSITAGMLPAIALSPALSKLVKGKRNTMIVGNIIAIIGTLIMFAAGTNNIGLLIAGNVIGSFGVGFTAGVLFAVMADTVDYGEWKSGIRAQGLLYAASSFGVKLGMGIGGALSAAILGYVGYIAGTQQTEAALAGIRFNIIWMPIIAYIVAIVLLLFYKLDKEQDQMQYELAQRRMAHEA
- a CDS encoding AraC family transcriptional regulator codes for the protein MNYPYEFIRYNASIPIKLFCLQYPMSLSLQPIKEDKDYVYMPKNQLHWHTEVEIIYVIKGEIKVVCEHQDYLMQKNDLILFNSNALHTTSATGNESAVFICIQMNKKLFEDHCKDFDDVTLKCNTKIESKHSEQDYDLIRMIISRMMLAINNGKAYKELLVESWLSILIYQLLRNFVEDSAQQVHRKIAYKNMERLKRIISHINNNYQNTLTLHEIADSEHLNLHYLSHFINDNLGISFQQYLTDVRFEAVLEKLINTDMKIIDVVYECGFSDVNNFYKLFKKRYGTTPLNYRKKFSATSHAIEIDSRRALMGEVSEKNRELIMKKVEQIQQKYGWINLPG
- a CDS encoding Gfo/Idh/MocA family oxidoreductase, translated to MKLRYACIGIGGIAGKKHLKQYAMVESIEMVAVCDVDSEKAKQAASKFGIAKVYSDYQELFRQERLDLVSICTPNNLHATMVKAALEAGIHVHCEKPLALNPKEIEAIIEAKNRTGKKVLVGLNKRFTPETEYIKRCIDADFLGEIYHSQCGWRRRAGIPGRGSWFTDKQKSGGGALIDLGVHMMDLTMYLMDYPIPIAVDGSAYQKFNESHTRDRNGYNGSKEGVFDVEDMAVGHVRLDNGCTLSYEFSWASNIKKESFYYELKGTKGGVTFIDNQLEIYTELNGVCVDVIPRLNERVASIGECEHFVECIVHDLEPRATAEQAYELSKIIDGAYTSSTIGRQVKL
- a CDS encoding sugar phosphate isomerase/epimerase, with amino-acid sequence MNQRKQERRCTSKMMTLGRIAGAQEQAFIEAKRIGLDFLEFTVDIGDDGEEFVAKVDQLKQWSEETGVGIGSVGRWKTDRIDEAGDVIEEELQICFNLIDAAAALGCSNFVSGCNYIQSRSYLDNCLSAIDFYSRLIAYGAKKNVRISSATCYKNNFVNNPTAWQVIHGHLPELGIKYDPSHRIYAGEDYLQEVKDWGHRFYHVHLKGSFAMGGERIDEPIPGMDQTNWQLFMSLLYAKGYDAGLSIEPHSSYITGKREVKSIEFTVNYFKKMLF